Part of the Falco rusticolus isolate bFalRus1 chromosome 2, bFalRus1.pri, whole genome shotgun sequence genome is shown below.
GTGCATCTTTTATGACACTCAGTAGTATGTTGACTTCCACAGTTTTTCCTAATTACTTGAGCATTGACATAGTCAGATAACAGGTGGGTATTTTTtgttaaggaaacaaaactaaGGGCCATGTGTAGCTATGCATCTGAATTTCCTGTTGtcctgaaatgcatttttcttggaAACTTAACAGGTAGATGGGATTGTTTTCAGATTCTGACTTCTTCAACACTGGCGTCATTGGAGATGATACTTGTACAGGATTCATTGAATTTTATGCATAAGCTGGTTATCTAGTTTATGCTAGTTTCTTAAGGTGGTTTTAGGTGGGAGGGGCAGATGGCACACATCTAGAGGAGTCATCATTCCCTGCTAGCACAGGCGTTGGAAGCAGACAGGGTGAAATTCATTGCCTGCTGGTATTTGCAGTCTTcatgcccaggcagcagcaggagttcAAATACCAAACCTTACGTGGTGCAATGGGTGGTGGATAGGTGAGATGAATCGCACATCTGCTTGTTTGAGAGCAATCAGTGAGTCACTACATAACATCATTTCTTAAAAGCAGGAGTGTTCCAAGTATGCTGACCTAAGGATGCAAATGAAGCAAGGTTTCTATGGGAAGTAGCGTCATTTATTAGATCAAactgataaaaaagaaatagctagGCTCTCTATGTCTGTTCTGATCTCTTCCCTTTGAGATAAAGAgtttctgtctcctttccccccccccagttatCTTACTTGGACTGAATATATCTCATATGCAGACTCTTAACTATATATATTAGAATTACACTGCTGTAGTTCAGAGAGTGTCTAGCATAAGACTAGACCAATGCCTcctcttttaatttctttgagaaGAGGATCCatctaatttttatttgcttgtcaATGTCTTCAGGTCACACCTGATGTTTCTCACTGTTGGCTAAAGGTAAGGTGAACTGTCATGAAATACACTGCTAGGCTGGAGTGCCTTTTGTGGTTATTTCTTGCTTGCTTGTAAACTAAGGCTATATAAACATTAACTTTCCAGTTCTTTGGAGGATCTAGCTAAACTACTCATCTACCATCTCATGACAATTTTATTGAAGAAGTAATATATCTTCTGGATATTTAGACTTGACAATTCAGTAGTTACTGTAGCTGAAAGCTAGAGTGACTCGTGGAGTAGTGTGGACATCTTGCAGAAGTTCAGCAAGGCATGCTTTTTCTGTGGAGGGTTGACTTGTTCACTCCAGTCTGTCAATGGAGTTGCATAATCCATCTAGTTCAACTCACAGCTATGCTGCCCAAAACAGCAAGGGAGGAAAATTGAGATCCCTGTTTCTGCATTGTCACTGCTCTTCCGCTGTGTTGTATCTTTTCTCCTGCCGACGTTACGTTGCTCACCTTTCTTTAGTTTCAGAAATATCAGATGTTTCCAAGTGATCACAACAGATCTTGCTATGGCTTACCTGACTACCACCTTCACCAGTATTAATACTTCTCACCGTGCTGTTCAGCCATCATCccactgatgattttttttttttagtcaaatGCAGTAATTTTCCTAGTGTTCTTGGACACTAAGAGCAGATTAAGAGGTTATATGAGTTTTTCTCAGATGACTCCATCATTTAACTACAAATCTTTACTTGTCTTGTTCTGAAGCCAGGAGGGTGATTTTGCTACTACACAAATGGATTTTGTCTTTCTGGGAGAGTCACTTTCCTGGACTGCTTCCAAGTGGTCAAAATTCCTCACgtttttttacagcatttgGAGAGCTCTTCAGTATTACTGGAATTTTACCTCCCTTCAGGCATAAGAGCATTTCAGTGGGAAATCACCTGATCTCcagttttgtgtatttttctgagGGTTGTGGACTTCTACAGtggattttctttgcaaacaaaagtctgttttctggtcttttaaaacatgctgTTCCTTCTTGCTCATGCCCTTTTGAGTGCCAGTTTTGTAGATCCTAcaagagaaagatttttccatcatttaggctgaccttttcttttccatgatcttattttttttttcctgtttgttccttttctctgcatCCTATATTCTGTTCTTTACACCTTTTGCTATTCCTCTGGCTTCAGGAGGAGTGTTTTTATTATCTCATACTTTTTCTAGGGCTAACTGAACCCTTTTTTGGTCCACCTTTGCTAacttctcctttttgttttccagttgaGCAAGCTTAACTGTTTTCCTCTCCTTAGTTAACATCTTTTGCCAGTCTTCAGCTGTCTTGTCCTGTGGCAAACAATATTAAAGTGACTAAAAATAGgcaattttcctcttttggatTCATAGGTGTTATAGTTTCTACAGGTATATTATATTACTGTGGAAGGAAAGGTACACATACTGCTTCTGTAAGTTGTTAAGTTATTGGTAAAAATGTAATATCTTGGTTTAATTcagaattttagaaaaattggttgacttgaaaaatgaaaaaatagcttGAGGtggttttttcagtctgcctgCACATATTTTATATAGCATTCTAGTGCACCTGGGATGGCAGAGTGCTGAAGACAGCAAGATACCAAGCCAGCTGTATtgctacaaaacaaaacagattacATTTAAATATCCAGGGAAATAATTTGCTGTAACATTTCCTTCAGCATATCCACCATCCCCTTGGGATCTGAGAGGAAAGTTattctgctctttcctttgACAGATGTGTAAATTGAAGGGTAAGAGAACCTGGGCAAGGAGGGgattcaaataaataaataaatctccCTTCTGCTGTGCATGTAGGAAAATAGGAATCCAGAAAAGTTTACATGAAAAGTAGATGGGATATTCTATACAGATTCAATTTATTGCATGCAGAATAAATATTCTGTTCTCTATGGAAGCCATGtgccttcagaaagaaaaaaggttagTTAAAGAATGTgtgcattttcagtttcaaatatTACACCTTTGAATCAAAGATggataatgtaaaaatatttcctttcgAAACAGTAAGATGCTGTATGCAAGCGATATTAATGGACACTGTTCTTTATTCCTGAGTGATGGAAAATACCAGCATGTTATCATGTGTTTCTGATTACGcaatttcaatgtattttttcccctcctagAATAACTTTGACTTCTTAGCCCTGGCTTTGAaaatatgtggggttttttcagattctttcaTGATAATTCTTTGCTTTGATATGCTTGCCTTTGTTCTGTGTCTGAGTACCAGCAAGGCCTGTCACCAAgatgggaaagacagaaaagtgtTCTTTTTGCAGTATCCCCAAACAATTTCTGCAACTTAACCTATGCAGACCTTGTAAATGGAACTGCTACATCAAAGAATAAATACAATGTGAATGTATAGGCTTTCAGGTGGTACGGAGAGCATGCATCTGAAAATTTATTCTAATTCATGTGGCtttggaaagcattttctgtttgttcccTGCTATGGGAGGGGATGTTCAAACTGTCTTATCCTTGGTATTGTTTTTTAGTATCAAATAGCCCAtaccaaataaaaccagaatgtaTTTTTGGTAACTGAGGAACAGCAGGTTCTGGAGGGTTTAAAATAGATGACATATCATACCAAGAATAGCCCGGTGCAACTTAGCCGACCTGAGAAACTATTCAAAGAGCAAATCAAAATGGAGGGCAGTTCCATACTCCATGCTTTcactaacatttattttgccatttttgctttgttttgcttcaagCTTCTAATTAAGATTTCCTTGGCTTTGCTGACCCATTTCTATATTGTTAAAGGCAACAGAAAAGAGGCTGCCAGGATAGCAGAAGAGATCTATGGAATAGTCCCaggtaaagtaaaaatatgGACACTCtttaacatttaaatgtgtatttgcTACATTTTTGTAACTTGAAGATTTAGATCATTGAGTTGCTGTGAAATGAGGTATCTGTTGCTAAATGCATGGGTGAATGTTTTAACCAAGTGCCTTCCATTTCTGGGGTCTTTGCAGTATCAGTATGTCTTGGCATGATTTAGGTGTGCAAAATATGAGACTCCCAAAAATTACCCAGCTAGAATGAGGACAACATTTGCTCAAGGCActacagtaaataaaaagattGTTCTCAGAAGCAAGGCATTCTTTAACGGGGGTTACAGATGTTTTTGCTAAATAGCTAGCTTTACTGCCAGAGAATATTTAGAGAAAAGGTTTAGCATAttgattttctgaaagaagataCTAGGAGGATATAACTAATGACTTTATGAATCCAAGCCAGGAACCCCTGTTTTGTTAAATCAGattataaaaatgaatacagctaaaattatttgggaaaaataCATGGCACAGGAATAAATTGTGTTTAGTATGCTATTTAGTaggtcactttttttttggggggggggggcaggggggggatGTTTCCAAGTGATTTTACTCCTTCACATCACTGCCATAGTAATGAGTAGACATGTGTTCGCATGCCTGGTAATTCCactaattaaaatgaaacagtgtTTTAAATGTACTACCAACGAGGACCTGTTTTCCTACTTGAATAATCTTATCAGCGTTGTGATATCACAGATTTTCCCGTGACTCATTTGTTGGGCACTTGCTTCATGATGAATACTGCTGCCATGACCAGGCACATGAACGTGAGCAGAACATGGATTGTGAGACATGGCCACCCAAAGCAGAGAGATTAAGATCTGGCCAAGAGAAATACTGAAGCAAAGCATTATTTTACAAAGCCTTTATATACAGGCATGTTTGggttattaatttatttgttaatCTCCATAATATAATTCCAATCATTATTACTGTCAATTTTTTCCAATTGCCTTCATGCAATTGTAGTCAGACACATGGTAAACAGCAGTTTTTCCTCCATCCAGGGTCTTACTGAAGTGCCTTGAAGTTTAGCAGACCACGACATATTTTTATCTGCAAGTTGCCATTTGCAAAAAGCTATTAAGGATAATCTTACAAAACCTAAGATCATGTGATGCTGTTGCTGGGGCACTATTTTGGATCACAGGCGGAGCTTCACagccttttctctttgcagtgaagtggcactgcagcagcagcagcagggctgcttaATCTATCTGTAGACATTTAAAAAGACACAGTTTTCAGACATGTCACTCACAACTGTGAAGGGAAGATGTGCCCCGTATGGGAAATATATTTGCCACACGTTTCAGGGAGGTAGGTTGCTGTGATTAGCATGCAAGTATGCAGCAGCATGTGTTTGGATGGTGTggcatgtgtgtgcatacacatgCATTGTAGATGCATGTGACATGTGCTTGCACATGCTATACTATGTGCCTAAAAGGTTAAATAAGGCACTGTAGCTCTGTTTTCTGAGTTACTTCTGAATCTTCCTGCTGTATAAGGACCCTGGGTTTTGTCACTTGTGATATCTTCTGACTTTCTGAACTAAGCTTTCCTATTTCAGTCACCAGCATGATGAGGGATGTGGGCTTTTTGgatgttttcaggaaaatgtttctcAGTCCCTACTTGGTTCCTGTTTCCATTGTTTTGCCTGGTGCATCCTACTTGGTCCTCAGGAGCCTGGTCATGTATTGTGCTGGCTGGTCTTTCCATGCCAGCTTCCTGCCTTAGGAGCCCAGGAACAGCTCCTTcaataaatggaaacaaaagtaATAACTATAGTTAAAGCTGTAACCCCATGAGCAGAAGTGCATCTTGGTTCTCGGGTAACAAAAGGAGACTCCCTTGGCCAAGGCTGAAACCCCTGCTGTGTCCTTGGCCTCAAGTCCCCAGGGTTGTATCTGTGCCTCTCATTGATTTCTCCCTGCCTCGGGTAACACCTCAAATTGAGATAAATCACCTTTTCCATTCTCTCTGGTGTGTGGCGTagctgaaaaaattaaacaggacAAGGGTTTCAGATACAATGCTCATGGGATTGCTGTACAGCAGAGCATGAATGCAAATACTGGGATTGCTTCTGTCCTGGCACTGTAGATGCAGCTGGCCTTTGAAGAAATTCTAACTACACACTGGGTTGTAGTATGGTTATAAATTTTAATATAGAACGAGTAAATTTGTGCTCTACTTGAGTGGCAGGGATTTAACCTGGGTTGACTGACTATGCCTGTAGGTAGTAGCTAGgctaaggaatttttttctgggcaCATAATAGATTAAGATATGAAAAAGGGCAAGCTAGCCCACATGAAGAAATCTGAACAGTTCAACAACTCAAAATgattaaggaagaaaagtaaagcctcaggcagaatttattttacCATGTCTTTTCTGAAACCTTCCAGTGAGAAGGAGGATGGAACCTATTACGTGGTAGTCTGAGCTGGAGGGTATTATTTATGAAATTGTCAGttgaggaaataaaactgcCAAGGACACGCCAGTATTCATTTGATGGACAAGTCATTCCCGTGTCTCCCTGCTACGAGTCTCTTAATGAAGTGCAGGAGAAGCTAGAATATGATTTGTGACAAAGGCTCGCTAGGAAAGACGGAGGCTGATGTGGTTGTGAATAGGAGAACTCCAGGGCTCTGAAGGCCTGCATGAGTCCCAGCAGCACTAAACTCGTGGTCTttgctgaagcatttttttagCTATTTCTAAAAGTTCTGCCAAGAAGCTTGTGTTGAGGACCCTTAATGAGCAGCCAGCTTCCTCAGGAGTGCTGggccctcagctgctctgctgaaatcagtttGTCAACTAGTTTTGCCACTGACCCCACTCTGATTCCAGTCCTGATCTACATTTAcacacagctgtttttttccctgcccttccaggatctgctgttgctttttacCTGAATTAACTCCCTTGCATTTGCTGTTTCAGGTGGCTGGGCAGACCGATCCCCTCTTCACGAAGCTGCCTTCCAAGGACGCCTCTTGTCTTTGAAAACCTTGATTGCACAGGTAAAAGCccacaagcacagaaaaggtTGGGAAGCGGCATGTTTTCTATTGAATTGCATCTGTGAGTTTGTGAGCTGATAAAAGACTGCAGCAGGGCTCAAGGAATACAGTTGTGTAAATAATATATCCAATACAATTGTGTAAATAATATATCTGCATGCATGCCTTTGGGCACGCATTAGTTTGCTTAATCAGGATGCCGGGGGCAAGCCCAGGACAAAGATGTTACAGCTTGTAGCTCGCTGCATCATAAACAATAATCCTTAGGctctttctcaaagaaaaacCGTGCAAACTGGGCTTGAGAATAGGGACTATATGTATatcagctattttaaaaaaaataatggtagaaagctgtaaaaatacatCTTGCTTTATAAAACAGCCAGCATGGTCTTCCTCAAGGGAGAGCCGTCAGCCTGAAACCCTCTGCTCCAAATGAAACCAAGAGTTCAGGTGAAAgacagagaggagggaagagtaCATTAGGAAGGACAAGATGCTGGATGTGAAAGTGGGCAGCTGCAAAGGGACAAGTTATGGTTCTTCTTGCTTTGCCAACCATCTTCCTCACCACCTTCACTTAAACTCAATGTCCTCATGTGGCATGAATGAGcaactgcccccccccccccctcaccccacctCAATCAAGACAACTGCAGGGAAATTAACTCATGGAGTGTAAACTCTGTAACTTAGCCATCAAACTTATGTTATTCAAGGTACATAATTTTTACTAGTGAGGCCACAGCTCAAATGGACAATGCCCTCAAGGAGTGGAGCTACCCCTGTGAAAGCCTCCACTCCAGACATCTATTGTGACACGGCTGCAGCTAAAAGAGGTTACTGTTTACAGCCTGTATTCCCCCTCCCATTTCCTgatccctctttccttccctgatATCAAATGACTTTTATGGAAAAGGAAGTGGTAGAGGTTAGGGATAATAAAGAAGAAGGCTTATTCATTCAGagctttgttgtttttctgacCCCCTCTACCTCCATTTATGCTGACCTTACACCATCTTATTAGTGGGGCACCTGGTGTTGTGGTTGTACGCTAGACGCCCTGGCTATACACTGGTTGTGGTTATATGCTGGAGAAGCACCTGGTGTTGTGGTTATACATAATTTAGTTAATCCactctttcctcttctgaagACATGTAATTTTGAGAGTGAAGGATGAGGGTCCTTGCTGATGAAAAGGGATCAAGGCAGCAATGTCTGTAGAGACTGAACCGGAGCTTATTCACCACAACTTGATAAATGTAGGGATGAAGCTGTTCACGGACTAGCGTAATCATTACTCATTGCTTCTAATATACTTACACTACTAGCCTAAAATTAAATGGGGAGCTGTACTTTAGAGTGTATGTGAGACACTTGGAGGTCTCTGCCGTAGGACCATAGCTTTCAAGAAACCAGTGAGGCTTCTGCTCCCCAAGGGATGCCTGGACATGAGGGGGCAATGGAGCACTGGAGTTTTAAAAGACCTCAAGAATTCACTAACACCAAAAGAagagtttcatttttcacatacaTTGAAAACAAGGTTTAACATGAGTGATGTTTGACAAACAGCAATAGTAAGATCTATGAATCATCCTCCATTTAATAATGGAAAGGATTGCTGTGTTTTCCAAGATATCAGTACTCATTTACTTGCAATGACTGAATttaatttgttaaataaaaatcatatatatatacacacacacatatgaaTAATGATTGAGAATAGATCTCCTTATCAGGAGTCCCTAGAAGACATTACTTTTGAAGGAATATGCTGATCATTAGGTATGAAACATTGATGCAATTAGAAAATGGCATAATCTCAACattttttcaaggttttatCTATTGCCCTGGCAGTGATGTGCAGGAAATTTTTAGTGGCAGCTTTCACATATCTCAAAAACGATTGTTTTTCTATCATAGAATGTCTAGACTAAAGTGATTCCAGTCGCTGCTTTTAATGCTTATTGCATCAGGACTGGTGACTTTTTCAGTTCCGTTGCTCACAGGTGCTTATTTGTGCCCATtgcatctgctgctgtgtaCCAGACAGTGCATTGCTGACATCTggtgagcagcctggtctatAGCACATCAGGTAGAGACCGACTATTATGAAATACAAGACATCAAGCAGAAACTGGAGCTGCTTCCAGGCCTGTTCTTACACCCAGTTGTAAAATCTTAATTACTAGACGATTTAGATGCATCCTGGGCAAAACAAATATGGCAATTGCCTTCTCCTTTGTGAATATGTCTGGTTTCTGTTTGCACAGGAATAGATGTAAGAACTGTTATTTAGGGAAAGACCTGTAAATTTGTAAACCACAGTTCTGTATTCCAGTGTAAAACATTTTCTGGCTGgtcaaataaaaagaactgaTTTGTGGATGGGGTTTTTCTCATCTGTCTTATGGGTTTACCAGGTACTTACTACCTCTGAGTGAAACACACTGGGCACTCCATATAGtcagtggaattatttttaGGACGCAATTCACCTGACTCATTAGAAACAGCTGGTTTAGCGTGGGACGAACCATATCCTAGGGGATCCTCTTTCTCCCCAGTGAAGGAGCTGAGGGCTCCAGTTGAGCTGCAGATTCCTGACGCATCCTTGTTCAGGGAGGTGAATCCCACCAGCTGTAGCTCCTGGTGCTGGATGGAACAGGGAAGGTAATGCCACCCTTGTAagttaaagaaatgcaatgtCTTTTCTGCAATTAACTGTATGTTGTAAATAACTACAAATAGAAGGCATAGCTTGTTCTTGCTTCCTCTTTAACCCCAGCTGCCGTCTTTGGGGATGAGCATCAAAGCACTGAACAGCATTAATCCAACCCGTGCACCTTCCCTGGACACACACCGAGCAACGTGGCTCTCCCCCACCACAGTCTGACCACCCTTTGCACCTGTGCTGGTCCCGGGGGAGCCATGTGGTTTGGGCAGGTCTCTCCCCTCATGCCCCCCGCCCTGCCTTGCAGGGTTTCGATGTGAACCTGGTGACAACAGACCGTGTGTCGGCTCTCCACGAGGCCTGTCTGGGTGGCCACGTCGCCTGCGCGAAGGTGCTGCTGGAGAACGGTGCTCAGGTGAGTCCCAGCACGGATGCTCCCTGCATCAGCACGGATGTCGGATAGCTGCTTGCACTGCAGGGCCAGGATGCAGACGGACAGGAGCATCTCaggcagaaacaggaaaaataagagagttttgggtttttttctgtgggtgaTGGATTTGCTTTCCCTGGTAGCTGCTTGGGTCACCCTGttattctgggttttttcccctctgtatgTGAAATGTAGTCATGATTGACGGAAAAGGAATGAGAGATGCTAGGTGAAAATAACcttgaagaaaataacttacccttttttttcccctcataacAATCATGGGGATTGCCTCTAGTTTTCTGTGGGATAATTGGTAGTCTCACATAAGTAGATGTGCTTGAAGCAATGAAACATTTCATCTGctaataaaagaatattttccccAGTCAGACCTTAGGTAGAATACATCTTAACGATGGAGATACAGAAATGGATGAAATATACAAGAATATATTTAATTCAGCTGGATTATCAAGTACAAATTATATAGCAAGAAACTGAGTAACACCACAAGAGGCAATCAAGGTAtcctctgcagaagaaaatgcatttgttaaCTTCCTAAACTGTATGCTACATTTCAATTCCTTAGAAAGGTGACAGAAAACCCCTTTTCAGCTCAGTTTTACTTGATTTTGGTATATTAATGGCATTGCCTTTTTATAACTCAGAGAATCATCTTTGAACTACCTCCACACCCCCATGCTGTGGTACCTGGTATCTCTCCATACCATGACAACTTGCCCACCTCCTGGCCCCATCATGATTattttccagccagctctgttCCTCAATGGTTTTCCATGAAGATGAGCAAGCAGAGGAGGCACCaaggagcaggggctgcctcCACCAGGGTACCTGCCTGATCTGCAAGTGCAGCTTCACGTGGGGGAGCATGGCCTCGCACTGGCTGCTGCATGGTTGCAGCCTGCTGAAAATGGCAAAGACTGGCTTGTAATTGTGGGAAAGGCACCTTGTGGGAAAAGGAGTTAAATCATTCAGCACTGTAAACAAGTCAGTAGTTCAAATGAACAAAGACAAATGGCATCTAGGAAGGTATCAACTGCAGATGGTGCACTGCTAAGTTACCCAGAATAAACCAACAGGTTCTTAAACATCACTGCCTTTCTCCACTTTAAAGGCAATGTATCTTGCTAGTTAATTGTGTGGTCTAAGGTATTTCTACCCTGGTGCTCTGACCCCTTTACGATGCAACTTCTGTGCTAGCACTGGTAGCAAAGTCCTCTGACCTCCCTGGTGGCCCAGGACTTCTCCAtcccttcctctcccacctctttcctcttctccctggttTGGAAATCACATGAATTGCCATTTGTTTGCATAATCCATTGTTCTTCTCCAATGTGCCACAGAATTAAAGACATGCAGATTTGGTGCATAAGTTGCCTCTGAGGGCTTGCTACGCAGTTAAACAGCAGCTCCGGAGCTGTGCACTACACAAGCCAGGGACTGTGCTGTCCCAGTGGAGAATGACAGATGGTGGCTCTTGCCAGGTCTTTACATTGGTGGTGGAGGAAGGAAATTCCTTCtctcttacacacacacatacactcaCATGCGTATGAACACAGACTCTTTCAAGctccttttctgtttgggaTTAAGATtatgtttctgtgaaaatttcttttgctggaaatgtattttcaggtgAAAGTATTTAACATGaagtaaatgttttcatttaaaaagcaaagccattttCAACTGAGTATATTCTGGCTTTGCATTGGTGCATGATCATGAAGATACTCAAGTTCTCcacattaaaatatatcaagttctgcattttctgagCAACTTTAGAAGGAGCATTCATAGCAGGCACTGTCACTGCCTTATGGTACTAGCTATCCAGGAAAAAGGGCAGACCTCAAAGGAGAATGTTATATATGTTGTGCCACAACATATGACTCTGAAAGTTGTTAACAAAATCAATTCTGCAATTAAACAAGGCGAGCATCTTTTCCTGGTGCATTTCTGGTGTGCATATGAGGCATGCTGTAAGgatgttcttttaaaatcagattatCCTGAGTGTGTCTTGCTGTTCCAGGTCAACGCAGTCACCATCGATGGGATCACTCCTCTGTTTAAtgcctgctgcagtggcagTGTGGCCTGTGTCAACATGCTGCTCGAATTCGGAGCCAAGCCGCAGCTCAGGAACAACCTTGCTTCACCCATTCATGAAGTGGTCAAGAGAGGTAACATTCAGGCTGTGAGCAAAGCTAACAATACCTAAGTGGGGAATACATCTTTTATTAATGttaagatatttttcaaaaaaacccttgtcCATACCAGTAGGGATAAATAGGCTTGGCTGATTCCCAGCTGTTGTGCCTCATTGGGTGTATCTGAGTGTATTCTGCTCTGCAGCGCGCCAGTGATGGGTCTGCTCTCCACAGGTCACAGGGAGTGCATGGAGATCCTTCTGGCCCATGAGGTTGACATTGACCAAGAAGACCCGCAGCACGGGACCCCGCTCTATGTGGCTTGCATGTACCAGAGGACAGACTGCGTCAAGAAGCTTTTGGAGCTAGGTACACCTGgaaagggggctgggggagagctgtggtggtgttagccagccctgcctgtctCTCTGAGCTGCCTCTCTACTGCAAACATCATGGGTTATTTTCACAAGAGGTGTTTGAGCAACCCAAGTCTGAGAGACTTGTTTGGGACTATTAAAAATTTCACTTGCATTCATGAAGGATTTATGATATCCTCAGTGAAAAAAGCCCTAATTACAGAGACCTTCCTGAGACTGtctgaatgtaaaaataaaatatatttagttttCTAGAATGGTAAGAGGAAGCACAGACAACCCTGGCTAATACTAGTGACCAAAATCAACTCTTGATTATGATAAACTGCCATGTTAAGCATTTAGCATTAACTTCACCTGCTTTCATGGGATGATGAAAACAGCAGTAAAGCTGCTTGCAAGAATAATCATTGCAGGTCCAGGCACAGCCTATGAGCTAGCATAAATTTTTGCTGTCAGTGTACATTAGCTGATTTACACCCGCTCAAAGTGCGGCCCTGCTGAGCCTGGCGAGCCTAGAGCAAGCTTGCTGTGCTCCCAGAGTTATTACACGATGAGACACCTAAAGGTGTTTTTTTACCCCAGTAATTTAATGAACATAATCTATGTTGGATACTATGTTATTAACAAATTTACAGAGCATATGGTAGGCTTTGAACATCTATTGGGTCAAGCTGTTCAGTTCTATCCATAGCAGACAG
Proteins encoded:
- the ASB11 gene encoding ankyrin repeat and SOCS box protein 11 isoform X1, with amino-acid sequence MEGSSILHAFTNIYFAIFALFCFKLLIKISLALLTHFYIVKGNRKEAARIAEEIYGIVPGGWADRSPLHEAAFQGRLLSLKTLIAQGFDVNLVTTDRVSALHEACLGGHVACAKVLLENGAQVNAVTIDGITPLFNACCSGSVACVNMLLEFGAKPQLRNNLASPIHEVVKRGHRECMEILLAHEVDIDQEDPQHGTPLYVACMYQRTDCVKKLLELGANVNMGKRLDTPLHAAARKSSVEVVNLLTDYGANLKCRNAELKCALDLAIPNSKVEQALLLREGPASLAQLCRLCIRKHLGRSCLYAIQKLRLPEPLENFLLYR
- the ASB11 gene encoding ankyrin repeat and SOCS box protein 11 isoform X2, with the protein product MEGSSILHAFTNIYFAIFALFCFKLLIKISLALLTHFYIVKGNRKEAARIAEEIYGIVPGGWADRSPLHEAAFQGRLLSLKTLIAQACLGGHVACAKVLLENGAQVNAVTIDGITPLFNACCSGSVACVNMLLEFGAKPQLRNNLASPIHEVVKRGHRECMEILLAHEVDIDQEDPQHGTPLYVACMYQRTDCVKKLLELGANVNMGKRLDTPLHAAARKSSVEVVNLLTDYGANLKCRNAELKCALDLAIPNSKVEQALLLREGPASLAQLCRLCIRKHLGRSCLYAIQKLRLPEPLENFLLYR